Genomic segment of Candidatus Babeliales bacterium:
AAGAAGCAAGAATGAAAGATTACGAAAGAGGTGACGCTCTCTTTCAACATCTTCAATTACTGGTGAATTAAAGGTAAAGCGCAACTGATAATTATCGGTAGTTGTGTTGAATGAAACATTTTCTTTGTTGAGCGTTTGTAATGTTTCTTTCATCCAGCCGTTCGCTTGATCAATCATATCTGGTTGCCAAACGTTTTGTGAGCGAGGCTCCGCCGCACGTTGTTGCTGCGATTCAGGTTGGCGTTGTTCTTGAATTACTGGAGGTCGCTGTGATTCAAATCTTCGCTGCTGAGAAGCAGGGTGCTGGACTTGCGGAGTTGCTTGATGTTGTCTTTTTGGCTGCTCGAATTGCGGTTTTCTTTCAGGACGTTTTGGATTTTTATCCGGTGTGCGTGCATCGCGAAAAGCGGTATGCTCATTGAAGAAAATGCCAACTTTAGCTGATTGGGTGGTCATACCAATAAAATTTTTTTTTGCTTCTTCAAAAACTTTAATAGAAAACTCTTTAGGTTTGCCTGCAGCTTCCCATCCTTTTTCAATAGCTTTCATGATCGATGAAGCTTCTTGCATAATTGATTTCATAATGAACCTTTTTGGTTAAAAAATACGTATTCATTGCCGATGCAAATGATGTTTGGGCGAGTTTTAGCAATGGTATACAAAAACTTGGAGCATAATAATAAGAAATTGGAAAAACATGTAACAATAAGAAGAGTAAAAAATCATTCTTCGCTGAAATATTTCTAATGAAATCAATCCATAGTAGGCAAAGATTGGCCGTGCCATTCGTAGTTTGCCGAGCCGAAAGGCCCGGATAAACGTAAAATGGAGCGGGAAACGGGATTCGAACCCGCGACCTTTGCCTTGGCAAGGCAACGCTCTACCGCTAAGCTATTCCCGCACTCTAATACTGGAAAAATGTTAGCATATGGAGCGCAATTGTCAAACAAAAGTCATTGTTTATACCAGTTAGGGGATCGCGATTCTTATTTTTTTTGAAAATTAGGTATAGCTTAGATTAAAATCTGGTTTTAAGGAAAACAAACAATGATTAATTTTTTGCGCGGTATGGTACGTTCAATAGAAGAAAACGTTGTTACTCTAGAAGTGCAGGGTGTCGGTTTTGAACTCATGAGTCCTTCAGCTGCATCTTTATTAATAAATCAAGAAGCAGAAATGCATTGCTACATGCATTGGTCGGCTGAAAACGGGCCATCTTTCTTTGGGTTTACCAGCGTGCAGGAGCGACAGGTTTTTTTACTTATTTTGAAATGTCAGGGAATTGGCCCAAAAATAGCAATTACCATACTTGAGCAAATGAGCCCGGGCCCTTTTTTGCAAGCGATACTGAATGGTTCACTTGATGCACTTACTGCTCTTCATGGAATCGGAACCAAAAAAGCGGAGCAACTTATCATGCAGTTGCGTTCGCCAGCAGAAAAGCTTCTTTCAAGCGGTAAAATTTCTTCAGATCATATTTCTGGTGGGTTGCAATGGAAAGAACTTGCGGACGCTCTTCAATCGCTTAATTATTCTCGCCAAGAAATTACCCAAGTGCTCGCAACGATTCGGCAACAAGCACCAAACGATTCGTTTGATCAACTTCTAAGGAAATCTCTTGCTCTTCTTTCCAAGCAACGGTGAAAAATATGCGCATCCTTCGATACAATTTCTCATTTCATTCGAAATCACTCAGGACGAGCGCATTTAAATTCTATTTACTAAATTAATCAATATAAATCCCTAGCGCTCGTCCTGAGTGCCCGGCGAAGCTGTAAGCGAAGCCTGGGTGTATCGAAGGATGAGCAAGATAAGGCAGGTTTTTATGAAGCTATTTTCCCGGGAATTCTTCAAAAGAGCGGCTACAGCATTAGTAATGAGCGCTCTAATATTGCTGGTCTTTTTTTATACACCCGGGGTTATTTTCTCCATCCTTTTGGCCCTTGTATGGGCCTATGCTGGCACAATTGAGCTGCCAAGACTGCTTTTGCCCTCTAGCCCGCTTTTTTTGCCTGTATTGCTTATTTATCTAGGTATTCCTTTGAGCTTTTTGATTTTGCTAAATCAGGGTCAGCATCGCCTGGATCTTCTGGTTCTTATCGCAATTGTCGCTGTATTTGAT
This window contains:
- the ruvA gene encoding Holliday junction branch migration protein RuvA, which encodes MINFLRGMVRSIEENVVTLEVQGVGFELMSPSAASLLINQEAEMHCYMHWSAENGPSFFGFTSVQERQVFLLILKCQGIGPKIAITILEQMSPGPFLQAILNGSLDALTALHGIGTKKAEQLIMQLRSPAEKLLSSGKISSDHISGGLQWKELADALQSLNYSRQEITQVLATIRQQAPNDSFDQLLRKSLALLSKQR